The Cydia amplana chromosome 1, ilCydAmpl1.1, whole genome shotgun sequence DNA segment GACTCTGAATCTTTAGTGTGTTGAAATGCAGAGTCCTAAACTGGAGACACCGGCCCCGGTGAGCCGGTCCGGTGCCGGGGACATTTCCGAGCGAGAATTGTCCAGGGAGCGAAGCACCATGCAGACCACACCGCCTGCGTAAGTGGTTAAATTAGGAATTTTCATTTTCGATAGAAATATTTCATTTCTTATCTCACTGTTAAGGCGCGAGCCTACTTAGCCGCGCACTCTTCGCACGATTTTAATACGAAGtcatgataaatatgtaaacaagtACTTAGACTTAAATGACTATTATGTTCCATTGTAGACGTCACCAGCGCGCTCTGCACAAGAACAAACTGTTTTCGGTCCCGGTGAACAAGTTCACGACCCGTTGCCAGCGCCAGAGCCCCAACCTGGCGCGTATCCGCAGCTGCCTCGAGGAGCTTCGCTCTACGCCCGCTAGACCCGTCAAAATCGGACCCAAAGCGGTTTCTATGGAGGACTTGACGCCTACGAAGAGGATAAAGCGAGAGAGGTATAGCCTCGTTTGATATAATCGTCATGTTCCACGGATTTTTACCGGGTACCTACCTTAGAAACAGTGAGCTAATTATCGTTACGTATTCAAAATCGGTAGGTATAGCTAACGAAGCAGACTCTCAGCAGCTACCTCGGCTAACTATATACCTCGGCAGAAATAAGTACCTTTCATCCCTGGTTACCAATCTACTACTATTGCACAATCATTTTCTGGCCCACTTCGTAGTGCCCGCGTAAAGCCCGTCTTTACTaagtaatcccatcaaaaacatgtaaaaaggtgcattaagtctcgcaacgcttctactacaaaaaagttttgagatgtaatgtgaaatcaagtcggttattttaatcagtgccagggggtgttaaatatctttaatttgtaatacgtataatgacttggccacaATATAAGTCAAtgctttaagtaggtataatgattaggtaggtatatcagatttagatttagatagtaaaaataaaaattactctgATCACATTTTTGTTTCGCCATTCCCCCTATAGTTAGGGCTTCCGTGCGTAGGACTAACGTTGCGTGCTAGTATTTATAATTTAGGAAGGGTTAAGTAAAATTAGGGTGCCTTTCCGGGGTCAGGTGTgtatttataatgtaggtaaaaAACCCTGCAAACTGATATTTACGTAACAGTTTATACACCGTGGGTTAGTAGAGTAACCCGACAGATTCTAAAGGTGTATTCTTGATCGAATTCTTAGAGACTAAAAATGTCATAGGTTTTCtgaaatcggttttgttgaaatGAACATGAATGGCATTTCTTGTGAAAACTTCTTTTTGGCTACGACACTGCCGCTATTTGACTTAATTTAGACATACCTACCTAACGTTTTACAggaaactcgcaattttatctGTAAAACGCAAAAAAAttaccggcaaaaaaaaacttatgcctgaatttgaccaaaactcatATAAAATGTTTTGCTCCTTATGACATTAAGAATGCGTGGTTAAAATGTGTCCGGTTACTCCAGCCCACAGTGTATATTACGGATTACGAAAGTAATAAAACTCAAGACCCGAACTCATGTTCCTTACTTCCCATCTATTTCAATAGTTGTTTTTATACAGCACCAGCAAAGAGATCTCAAAGTATCCCCTGGGGGGAGCGGAGGAGCAGGCCGCGGCCAGAATCGGCCGCTTCATGCTAGCGTGCGCGTGGCGACGGCGGCGCGACGAAGTCCGGTGCCTTCGCAAGACGCTGGAATTCCAGGTTTATATTTATATCTTAGATCCAGGTTTATATCTTATCTTGAAAAAAAGTGGTGCAAAAATGCTGTTTTAACAATCTTTAGATCTAATGATTTGGTTCtcgttgtacctacctacttatttctatataagtatataggACCTAATCTAAGAATCATCATCTAAATCTGTCCAACTGGTTGAGTACCTACTGCAATGCCATTCTGCCACGGATAGGTAGATAtagatataggtataggtatatgtataacatTTTATTGCAAGAGAAACCGGCAAAATTGTATACCGTTTAACCACACTTGCTAATTTCAGATTTCATGTTCCGAACGTCTCCGGATCCAAGTGCATGCATTAAAGAGCCTCCTTGACTCTGACAATGGCAAGGTCCGTCTCGCTATGCGCGAGCTTGAGCGGCTCAAACAGCTTCTAAGGGATAAAGAGGCGGAAAAAAGCGTTTTAGAGAAAGTAAGTCAGCTATTAAAAGAAAACAGGCAGTGGAGTAATGAATTATTAAACGAATGAGTGAATCTTTTTAAGTGCACGATAGTTTAGCCAAATATCTTGAAGAAACCCTTCGGTTAATCTTTAATTTGGCTGTTGAACTTGCTATGACTTctatgtcttgtctgtgatcaCTAATTTCAACTTGTTGATCGTGTGCGTGGCATCAAACTGagccaaaaaaactataaataccTATTGAGATAGTCATCAAATGCTTGTCTTTTTCAGGAGAAGAACGCTTTGGAAAGAGATTTGAGTAACGCGGAAGATCGAGCGTCGGAGATGAGCATCGGTGAGTGTTTAATGAAGAAACTTGACTTGACACCGGGCCCGGGTATCACttgtacctacttaacctatttataggtaggtatctcaGCCGTGATGTTTGTTAAGTATGCTGTCTGCATGCGTTTTGTGAATAGCCCGCACAGGCTCTTTCTTATTAAGGTAACCCTTTAACTCCCACCGGTGCGATATTGCCGATATTAAgttaacagaaaaaaaaatctagcgTCCCACCAACGCGATATCGGGTCATTTTGAAAGTATAGAATAGAACGGTTTTTGTATTGCTCTGCCCCTGCTCCATTTAGCTGGCTGCAGCGTACACCCCCGCTACTTCTGTACTTGATGTCTCTCTTACttctgtacctactgtaaattgATGGTAACTTTCACAGGATGGCGTAACTGCCGCAACGAGGTGGAAGGCGTCAGAGCCGCGGCAGCGGTGAGCGAGCACGCATTGTCGTTGGAACGCGCTGCCAGCGCAGAGGCACGCTCTCAGCGTGATCGAGCCTACACCCGGGTTAGTGACGAAAAGTATTGTCACCTCTACCTCACCTCACGCCTTGATGAGGTCTCAATTAAGCATGAGTTACAAATTCAACATCTGTGTCCTTCACTTTTCAGCTATCTCACCTGGAAGCAGACTTGTCACAGTATGAGGCACTGCTGGCGGCGGCCGAGGCCGAGGCGGCTGCGCTCCGACGCGAGGCCGACGAGAAGCAGGCCCTACTGCAGCTCACCAGCGAGCAGCTGAAGCTGGAGAAGGAGTGAGTATACACTGTTCAAAACTACAGTGCATACTTATTCTCATTTCTGATTGGATGGGTTAGGTGTTGGGAACACTtaacataatatacctataaaataaatactttttaaatatcagGATACATTTTTCTTTAATTATACACAATATGCCTAATCCATtaaattttttcaccacaccagctcgtaaaggctctgtTTGTACTTCAAAATCCGCATGTCAATTTTTCTTTAATTATACACAATATGCCTAATCCATtaaattttttcaccacaccagctcgtaaaggctctgtTTGTACTTCAAAATCCGCATGTCCATTGCAAAATCCGcatgcattttatccacatgtccGACAGTGGTAGAGAGCGCTGCGCACGCGATTGCTCAGCGCTAGCGGCACGCGTGGCGTTAGCCGCGGACGAGACGAGCGAGCTGCGAGGAGTTGTGAGCGAGCTACGCGCGGAGCTGGCCCGCCTCGACGCCGAGCTGCGCGTCACGCGCGAGCAGCTGGCGTGGTGGCCTCGCCCTCTAACCAGGTATGTAATTATATTGTGACTTTTTGTCTTAACAAATCATCATGGGAGGGTTGCCTAAACGGCCTAAACCTAAAACTGAGGTCATTGCTTTTGCGATCTTTGTTCACTGGTCTCCATTAGCTGCATGGAGAACTATCACGAATCTTGGTGGCAGATTTGATCGCATCTGTCGATCGAACCTACTAttaatcatattgaatacctatCAGTCCGTTCCCTATAGTACAATGATGCACGACAAATGAGTTTCTGACGAATAATCTGTACCTATATTGACAGGATGATGGGTGCCGCGCGCTCCCTGCTGCGTTACCCACTGTCCGTGCCCGAAGCCATCGTGTGGGCGCTGGTGCCCGCGCGGCACGGCTGCTGACCTTGCTCAGTTCTGTTCCAAGACCGTCCCTGTATCGGTCGTATCGTAGCGGTTCAAGCGGACGACGACTCCAAGTTCTACTGATTATTTCTGCTACTGTTGTAGGGTAAACCGAGGTGAATCGGAACACCGGGCGAATAgactaaaaaaaacaattgttgATATTAGTTAGAACATTGCCTATGATTGGCGTTGCAGGGTAAGATTTTAGTACGCTCATATCAATGCAATTTTTCACGGATTTTTTTATCTTGATGATTCGACTCGGTCTACCCAAGTTTAGATTATATAGAACCGACATATTTATACGCTTTTAGTTAAACTCTGAGGAAAATTGTCAATGAGAAAGGTGAGTAATACTTGTATTATTTATGACTCAATGTTAATTAGGTAGTTTTCGTGAGTTATGTTTACACGTATTTTGTAAGATTTTTCACGGATTTGATTTGCTGGTAAGTTTTATTATTAGAATATTTTTAAGTGtttaaattatgtaatttattgaatataattttaacgatacgttttatttatttggtttaTTAACACGTTCCGTTCCATATAACAGTTGCGTCTTTAGATAGTATTCGAATGATAGGATTTAGAAGTAGGACATTCCTATAGGGCACTCACGTCAGCATCGTAGATTCGAGCGGAATTTTATGGTGGCAGGACTCCACACTCTTATTAATTGATAAGTTACTAAGCGAACTCTTATCAATTAATCAATAATCAAATGATAATCAATGAAAAAGGTTAATAGATGTCAATTGTTTAT contains these protein-coding regions:
- the LOC134648399 gene encoding ELKS/Rab6-interacting/CAST family member 1-like, yielding MQSPKLETPAPVSRSGAGDISERELSRERSTMQTTPPARHQRALHKNKLFSVPVNKFTTRCQRQSPNLARIRSCLEELRSTPARPVKIGPKAVSMEDLTPTKRIKRESTSKEISKYPLGGAEEQAAARIGRFMLACAWRRRRDEVRCLRKTLEFQISCSERLRIQVHALKSLLDSDNGKVRLAMRELERLKQLLRDKEAEKSVLEKEKNALERDLSNAEDRASEMSIGWRNCRNEVEGVRAAAAVSEHALSLERAASAEARSQRDRAYTRLSHLEADLSQYEALLAAAEAEAAALRREADEKQALLQLTSEQLKLEKDGRERCARDCSALAARVALAADETSELRGVVSELRAELARLDAELRVTREQLAWWPRPLTRMMGAARSLLRYPLSVPEAIVWALVPARHGC